Within the Sphingobium baderi genome, the region CTACTGATGCAAGAGGAGGCTCCAGTCTCCGGTTTGGCGGGCAGTTCGTCCGCTGCGAACGCCTGCTTCCCCTTTTCGGCCCATAGCGCCAGCGCGCGTTCGCCGTCGTCGCTCTGGAGCTTTTCCGCAGCCCAGATCAACGCGCCGAGGATGGTGGCCCGGTCATCGCCGGTCAGGTCCACGATGCCTGCCTTGACGACGAGGCCGCCGAGTTCGATCAGGTGCCGCGTGCGCTTGCGGCGTTCGACCTGCCATGTCCGCATGTCATGCCGCGCCCGTGCCGCCTGATGCCGGTTGCGCGCCGCCCGATTGCGTTGGAGCGCCGCCGTGGTCGCGGTCAGGCGCTGGTGCAGATCGCCGTGA harbors:
- a CDS encoding conjugal transfer protein TraD, producing the protein MRTWQVERRKRTRHLIELGGLVVKAGIVDLTGDDRATILGALIWAAEKLQSDDGERALALWAEKGKQAFAADELPAKPETGASSCISRVQRRT